A stretch of DNA from Nitrospirota bacterium:
AAACCATACCGGGAGAGTTCAAAATCTGACAAGATGTCCGAGGCCATCAGGAAGTTGAAACTGAGGGAGGGTGAAATCGCGGAAGGGAAGACCCCGAATTTGAGGGCTGAGAGGACGACCTTTGAGGAGTTGGTAACTTTCATATTGAATGACTACAAGGTAAACGGGAGAAGGTCAACCGACAGGTTGGAGCGGAGTATTGAGCATCTTAAAAGTTTCTTTTCCGGTATGAAAGCCATCAGGATCGCGCCTGACCTTATCGAGACCTATAAAGTGAAAAGGATCGAAGAGGATAAGGCTGAGAATGCTACCGTTAACAGGGAGCTTGCGGCATTGAGGAGAATGTTCAACCTCGGTGCGGATGTGGGAAAGGTGATTCGTGTCCCAAAAATAAAGATGCTCCGGGAGCATAACAGGCGTAAAGGATTCTTTGAGGCCGATGAGTTTCTTGTCCTGCGGTCTGCATTGCCGGTCTACCTTAAACCTGTTGTCACAATGGCCTATTATTACGGCATGAGAAAACAGGAAATCCTGAGTCTCCGGTGGGATCAGGTTGACCTGGCTGAGGGGGAGGTCAGACTCGATCCGGAGGATACAAAGACAGGGGAGGCAAGGCTGCTCGTCCTTAACGATGAAATGTTCAGTGTCCTCACGGCGCTGAAGCGGAATAGAGACCTCCGGTTTCCGGAATGCCCCTATGTATTTTATACAGAGAAAGGGGGCAGGATAAAGGATTTTAGAAAATCTTGGGATAATGCCTGTAAGGAGGTAAAACTTGCGGGGAGAATCTTCCACGATTTTAGAAGAACGGCCATCCGCAATATGGTTAGGGCAGGGGTGCCTCAGCACACAGCACAGCAGATATCAGGTCACAAGACAGATTCCGTTTTTAAGCGATACAACATTATCTCAAAAGACGACCTGAAACGTGCCGCGAGGCAGATCAGTATCTATCATAAGGTCAGGGCTGAGAAGGCCCTTGAGCCTGTAAGGGAGTATGTTGGTCAGGATGTCGCCGGGCACAATCCGGGCACAATGGGGGAATTGGTAGGCACATGGGAGGACGAGGGGTGATATCTAACTCCTTGTTTTATCTGGTGCCGGGGGCGGGATTT
This window harbors:
- a CDS encoding site-specific integrase, giving the protein MGSIYKRGNIYWIKYYKNGKPYRESSKSDKMSEAIRKLKLREGEIAEGKTPNLRAERTTFEELVTFILNDYKVNGRRSTDRLERSIEHLKSFFSGMKAIRIAPDLIETYKVKRIEEDKAENATVNRELAALRRMFNLGADVGKVIRVPKIKMLREHNRRKGFFEADEFLVLRSALPVYLKPVVTMAYYYGMRKQEILSLRWDQVDLAEGEVRLDPEDTKTGEARLLVLNDEMFSVLTALKRNRDLRFPECPYVFYTEKGGRIKDFRKSWDNACKEVKLAGRIFHDFRRTAIRNMVRAGVPQHTAQQISGHKTDSVFKRYNIISKDDLKRAARQISIYHKVRAEKALEPVREYVGQDVAGHNPGTMGELVGTWEDEG